Proteins from one Aquila chrysaetos chrysaetos chromosome 5, bAquChr1.4, whole genome shotgun sequence genomic window:
- the TTLL6 gene encoding tubulin polyglutamylase TTLL6 isoform X1 gives MEAGGGGGGRPAPGSSPGLPAAASGPPGPEPRKRRRKRSVPSINLTSCKYESVRRAALCCGLKEAGENEEWTVYWTDYSVSLERVMEMKRFQKINHFPGMIEICRKDLLARNLNRMLRLFPKEYNIFPRTWCLPADYGDFQAYRRARKNRTFICKPDSGCQGRGIFITHNPEEIKHGEHMICQQYISKPFLIDGFKFDMRIYVLVTSCDPLRIFVYKEGLARFATMRYIDPSSRNLVKKDDICMHLTNYAINKRNENFVQDDMTGSKRYCLVQVPQCPVHILQESCTWDTGLLPSFLGQTCYHRSALTISCPPHRKLSTLNAWMTDNSYNTTKLWEDIEDIIIKTLISAHPVVKHNYQSCFPNHTTGCACFEILGFDILVDRKLKPWLLEVNHSPSFTTDSPLDREVKDALLCDTINLINVHACNKRKVLEEDKQRAKERLLQAHQTLRASRREELESNQAAWLSQAEKYENSHLGGYRRIYPACGTEKYEPFFKQSGSLFQETVSSKAREECARQQLEEIRLKKEKLEAITRKKKTERKEDLHGESAGDKSQIRNKTTAPMTRLTYRSTRTWDRKLRRMQYDSMQPQDIVEDEEKKRVNALLQRENLIRGLGIIDQLSQLLPTTDRPADTQRSCTVIPKHQQQFLWEVPGGQETHCLTTRNSLSLLGGPVRSSGRQFIHNARANAKLPAGPGSDPAAKGTLSIRGQSIPYHKRGLRAQDTGWLRGQAARMAAVTQPCTKPKRLQAGGQWLPGTGNKAEGCEGGRLSFHAGSCHPGSPASTGNATADGTFTRVPQPARGMPQPMAPSAVLQSRSKPSPPPPTCSTRVPRTVLVPHTLAA, from the exons AtggaggcgggcggcggcggcggcgggaggccggCCCCGGGATCCTCCCCGGGCCTGCCCGCTGCCGCCAGCGGCCCCCCCGGTCCCGAGCCGCGGAAGAGGCGGAGGAAGCGCAG TGTTCCCTCCATCAATCTGACCAGCTGCAAGTACGAGAGCG TGCGGCGGGCAGCACTATGCTGCGGGCTGAAAGAAGCAGGAGAGAATGAGGAATGGACAGTGTACTGGACGGACTACTCAGTCTCTCTGGAGCGTGTCATGGAAATGAAGCGGTTTCAG AAAATCAACCATTTTCCAGGCATGATAGAGATCTGCCGTAAGGACTTGTTGGCTCGCAACCTTAACCGCATGCTCAGGCTCTTCCCCAAGGAGTACAATATATTTCCCCGCACTTGGTGCCTGCCAGCTGA CTATGGAGATTTCCAGGCCTACAGACGTGCgaggaaaaacagaacattCATCTGCAAGCCAGACAGTGGCTGCCAAGGGAGAGGTATCTTCATAACGCATAATCCAGAGGAGATCAAACATGGAGAGCACATGATCTGTCAGCAGTATATCTCTAAG CCTTTCCTCATTGATGGCTTTAAATTTGACATGCGTATCTATGTGCTGGTCACATCTTGTGACCCGCTGAGGATTTTTGTCTACAAGGAGGGTCTGGCCCGGTTTGCCACCATGAGGTACATCGATCCCAGCAGCAGAAACCTggtaaaaaag GATGATATCTGCATGCATTTGACCAATTATGCTATCAACAAACGTAATGAAAATTTCGTCCAGGATGACATGACAGGCAGTAAGAGGTATTGTCTTGTCCAGGTACCCCAATGCCCTGTGCACATCCTGCAGGAAAGCTGCACTTGGGACACTGGTTTACTTCCATCTTTCCTGGGGCAAACATGCTATCACAGGTCAGCTCTTACCATCTCCTGTCCTCCACACAGGAAACTGTCCACCCTGAATGCCTGGATGACAGATAACAGCTACAACACAACAAAACTCTGGGAAGATATTGAAGATATTATTATAAAGACTCTTATTTCAGCTCACCCTGTTGTGAAGCACAATTACCAAAGCTGCTTTCCGAACCACACGACTGGCTGTGCCTGCTTTGAGATACTGGGTTTTGACATTTTGGTAGACAGAAAGTTGAAGCCCTGGCTGCTAGAG GTGAACCACTCTCCCAGCTTCACCACGGACTCTCCCCTAGACCGTGAGGTGAAGGATGCTCTTCTCTGTGATACCATCAACCTGATAAATGTGCATGCCTGTAACAAAAGGAAGGTGCTGGAGGAAGACAAACAGCGGGCAAAGGAACGGCTCCTCCAGGCCCATCAGACTCTCCGTGCATCCAG ACGCGAGGAGTTAGAGAGCAACCAGGCTGCCTGGCTGTCCCAGGCAGAAAAGTACGAGAACTCACACCTGGGCGGTTACCGGCGCATTTATCCAGCATGTGGAACAGAGAAGTATGAGCCGTTTTTCAAGCAGAGTGGCTCCCTCTTCCAGGAAACAGTGTCATCCAAAGCACGAGAGGAGTGTGCCAG GCAGCAACTGGAGGAAATTCgcctgaagaaagaaaagttggaAGCCATTaccaggaagaagaaaacagagaggaaagaagaccTGCATGGAGAGTCAGCCGGGGACAAATCCCAGATCCGTAATAAAACCACAGCTCCTATGACCCGCCTCACTTATAGAAGCACCAGGACGTGGGATAGAAAG CTACGGCGCATGCAGTACGACTCTATGCAACCCCAGGATATTGTGGAagatgaggagaagaaaagagtaaaTGCTCTTCTGCAGCGTGAGAACCTTATCAGAGGCCTGGGCATCATAGAtcagctctcccagctgctccccacaACTGATAGACCAGCTGACACCCAGAGATCCTGCACTGTTATCCCCAAGCACCAG cagcagtTTCTCTGGGAGGTGCCTGGGGGCCAGGAGACCCACTGCTTAACAACGCGCAACTCCCTCTCGCTCCTGGGAGGTCCAGTCCGATCTTCAGGACGGCAGTTCATACACAATGCCAGAGCCAACGCCAAGCTGCCAGCCGGCCCAGGCTCGGATCCTGCTGCCAAAGGCACCCTCTCCATTCGAGGCCAGAGCATCCCTTACCACAAGCGGGGCCTCCGGGCGCAGGACACAGGCTGGCTGCGGGGCCAGGCAGCACGGATGGCAGCGGTTACCCAGCCCTGCACCAAACCCaagaggctgcaggcaggaggccaGTGGCTCCCTGGCACTGGAAACAAGGCTGAAGGCT GTGAAGGTGGCAGGCTGTCCTTCCACGCAGGCAGCTGTCACCCGGGGTCCCCAGCCAGCACAGGGAATGCCACAGCCGATGGCACCTTCACCCGGGTTCCCCAGCCAGCACGGGGAATGCCACAGCCGATGGCAccttcagctgtgctgcagtccAGGAGCAAACCATCTCCTCCGCCACCCACGTGCAGCACACGCGTGCCTCGCACCGTGCTGGTGCCTCACACGCTCGCAGCGTGA
- the TTLL6 gene encoding tubulin polyglutamylase TTLL6 isoform X6, with protein MEAGGGGGGRPAPGSSPGLPAAASGPPGPEPRKRRRKRSVPSINLTSCKYESVRRAALCCGLKEAGENEEWTVYWTDYSVSLERVMEMKRFQKINHFPGMIEICRKDLLARNLNRMLRLFPKEYNIFPRTWCLPADYGDFQAYRRARKNRTFICKPDSGCQGRGIFITHNPEEIKHGEHMICQQYISKDDICMHLTNYAINKRNENFVQDDMTGSKRYCLVQVPQCPVHILQESCTWDTGLLPSFLGQTCYHRSALTISCPPHRKLSTLNAWMTDNSYNTTKLWEDIEDIIIKTLISAHPVVKHNYQSCFPNHTTGCACFEILGFDILVDRKLKPWLLEVNHSPSFTTDSPLDREVKDALLCDTINLINVHACNKRKVLEEDKQRAKERLLQAHQTLRASRREELESNQAAWLSQAEKYENSHLGGYRRIYPACGTEKYEPFFKQSGSLFQETVSSKAREECARQQLEEIRLKKEKLEAITRKKKTERKEDLHGESAGDKSQIRNKTTAPMTRLTYRSTRTWDRKLRRMQYDSMQPQDIVEDEEKKRVNALLQRENLIRGLGIIDQLSQLLPTTDRPADTQRSCTVIPKHQQQFLWEVPGGQETHCLTTRNSLSLLGGPVRSSGRQFIHNARANAKLPAGPGSDPAAKGTLSIRGQSIPYHKRGLRAQDTGWLRGQAARMAAVTQPCTKPKRLQAGGQWLPGTGNKAEGCEGGRLSFHAGSCHPGSPASTGNATADGTFTRVPQPARGMPQPMAPSAVLQSRSKPSPPPPTCSTRVPRTVLVPHTLAA; from the exons AtggaggcgggcggcggcggcggcgggaggccggCCCCGGGATCCTCCCCGGGCCTGCCCGCTGCCGCCAGCGGCCCCCCCGGTCCCGAGCCGCGGAAGAGGCGGAGGAAGCGCAG TGTTCCCTCCATCAATCTGACCAGCTGCAAGTACGAGAGCG TGCGGCGGGCAGCACTATGCTGCGGGCTGAAAGAAGCAGGAGAGAATGAGGAATGGACAGTGTACTGGACGGACTACTCAGTCTCTCTGGAGCGTGTCATGGAAATGAAGCGGTTTCAG AAAATCAACCATTTTCCAGGCATGATAGAGATCTGCCGTAAGGACTTGTTGGCTCGCAACCTTAACCGCATGCTCAGGCTCTTCCCCAAGGAGTACAATATATTTCCCCGCACTTGGTGCCTGCCAGCTGA CTATGGAGATTTCCAGGCCTACAGACGTGCgaggaaaaacagaacattCATCTGCAAGCCAGACAGTGGCTGCCAAGGGAGAGGTATCTTCATAACGCATAATCCAGAGGAGATCAAACATGGAGAGCACATGATCTGTCAGCAGTATATCTCTAAG GATGATATCTGCATGCATTTGACCAATTATGCTATCAACAAACGTAATGAAAATTTCGTCCAGGATGACATGACAGGCAGTAAGAGGTATTGTCTTGTCCAGGTACCCCAATGCCCTGTGCACATCCTGCAGGAAAGCTGCACTTGGGACACTGGTTTACTTCCATCTTTCCTGGGGCAAACATGCTATCACAGGTCAGCTCTTACCATCTCCTGTCCTCCACACAGGAAACTGTCCACCCTGAATGCCTGGATGACAGATAACAGCTACAACACAACAAAACTCTGGGAAGATATTGAAGATATTATTATAAAGACTCTTATTTCAGCTCACCCTGTTGTGAAGCACAATTACCAAAGCTGCTTTCCGAACCACACGACTGGCTGTGCCTGCTTTGAGATACTGGGTTTTGACATTTTGGTAGACAGAAAGTTGAAGCCCTGGCTGCTAGAG GTGAACCACTCTCCCAGCTTCACCACGGACTCTCCCCTAGACCGTGAGGTGAAGGATGCTCTTCTCTGTGATACCATCAACCTGATAAATGTGCATGCCTGTAACAAAAGGAAGGTGCTGGAGGAAGACAAACAGCGGGCAAAGGAACGGCTCCTCCAGGCCCATCAGACTCTCCGTGCATCCAG ACGCGAGGAGTTAGAGAGCAACCAGGCTGCCTGGCTGTCCCAGGCAGAAAAGTACGAGAACTCACACCTGGGCGGTTACCGGCGCATTTATCCAGCATGTGGAACAGAGAAGTATGAGCCGTTTTTCAAGCAGAGTGGCTCCCTCTTCCAGGAAACAGTGTCATCCAAAGCACGAGAGGAGTGTGCCAG GCAGCAACTGGAGGAAATTCgcctgaagaaagaaaagttggaAGCCATTaccaggaagaagaaaacagagaggaaagaagaccTGCATGGAGAGTCAGCCGGGGACAAATCCCAGATCCGTAATAAAACCACAGCTCCTATGACCCGCCTCACTTATAGAAGCACCAGGACGTGGGATAGAAAG CTACGGCGCATGCAGTACGACTCTATGCAACCCCAGGATATTGTGGAagatgaggagaagaaaagagtaaaTGCTCTTCTGCAGCGTGAGAACCTTATCAGAGGCCTGGGCATCATAGAtcagctctcccagctgctccccacaACTGATAGACCAGCTGACACCCAGAGATCCTGCACTGTTATCCCCAAGCACCAG cagcagtTTCTCTGGGAGGTGCCTGGGGGCCAGGAGACCCACTGCTTAACAACGCGCAACTCCCTCTCGCTCCTGGGAGGTCCAGTCCGATCTTCAGGACGGCAGTTCATACACAATGCCAGAGCCAACGCCAAGCTGCCAGCCGGCCCAGGCTCGGATCCTGCTGCCAAAGGCACCCTCTCCATTCGAGGCCAGAGCATCCCTTACCACAAGCGGGGCCTCCGGGCGCAGGACACAGGCTGGCTGCGGGGCCAGGCAGCACGGATGGCAGCGGTTACCCAGCCCTGCACCAAACCCaagaggctgcaggcaggaggccaGTGGCTCCCTGGCACTGGAAACAAGGCTGAAGGCT GTGAAGGTGGCAGGCTGTCCTTCCACGCAGGCAGCTGTCACCCGGGGTCCCCAGCCAGCACAGGGAATGCCACAGCCGATGGCACCTTCACCCGGGTTCCCCAGCCAGCACGGGGAATGCCACAGCCGATGGCAccttcagctgtgctgcagtccAGGAGCAAACCATCTCCTCCGCCACCCACGTGCAGCACACGCGTGCCTCGCACCGTGCTGGTGCCTCACACGCTCGCAGCGTGA
- the TTLL6 gene encoding tubulin polyglutamylase TTLL6 isoform X10, with the protein MEAGGGGGGRPAPGSSPGLPAAASGPPGPEPRKRRRKRSVPSINLTSCKYESVRRAALCCGLKEAGENEEWTVYWTDYSVSLERVMEMKRFQKINHFPGMIEICRKDLLARNLNRMLRLFPKEYNIFPRTWCLPADYGDFQAYRRARKNRTFICKPDSGCQGRGIFITHNPEEIKHGEHMICQQYISKPFLIDGFKFDMRIYVLVTSCDPLRIFVYKEGLARFATMRYIDPSSRNLDDICMHLTNYAINKRNENFVQDDMTGSKRKLSTLNAWMTDNSYNTTKLWEDIEDIIIKTLISAHPVVKHNYQSCFPNHTTGCACFEILGFDILVDRKLKPWLLEVNHSPSFTTDSPLDREVKDALLCDTINLINVHACNKRKVLEEDKQRAKERLLQAHQTLRASRREELESNQAAWLSQAEKYENSHLGGYRRIYPACGTEKYEPFFKQSGSLFQETVSSKAREECARQQLEEIRLKKEKLEAITRKKKTERKEDLHGESAGDKSQIRNKTTAPMTRLTYRSTRTWDRKLRRMQYDSMQPQDIVEDEEKKRVNALLQRENLIRGLGIIDQLSQLLPTTDRPADTQRSCTVIPKHQQQFLWEVPGGQETHCLTTRNSLSLLGGPVRSSGRQFIHNARANAKLPAGPGSDPAAKGTLSIRGQSIPYHKRGLRAQDTGWLRGQAARMAAVTQPCTKPKRLQAGGQWLPGTGNKAEGWRGGGRRRGCGGCSGSWAGSAEPPSAP; encoded by the exons AtggaggcgggcggcggcggcggcgggaggccggCCCCGGGATCCTCCCCGGGCCTGCCCGCTGCCGCCAGCGGCCCCCCCGGTCCCGAGCCGCGGAAGAGGCGGAGGAAGCGCAG TGTTCCCTCCATCAATCTGACCAGCTGCAAGTACGAGAGCG TGCGGCGGGCAGCACTATGCTGCGGGCTGAAAGAAGCAGGAGAGAATGAGGAATGGACAGTGTACTGGACGGACTACTCAGTCTCTCTGGAGCGTGTCATGGAAATGAAGCGGTTTCAG AAAATCAACCATTTTCCAGGCATGATAGAGATCTGCCGTAAGGACTTGTTGGCTCGCAACCTTAACCGCATGCTCAGGCTCTTCCCCAAGGAGTACAATATATTTCCCCGCACTTGGTGCCTGCCAGCTGA CTATGGAGATTTCCAGGCCTACAGACGTGCgaggaaaaacagaacattCATCTGCAAGCCAGACAGTGGCTGCCAAGGGAGAGGTATCTTCATAACGCATAATCCAGAGGAGATCAAACATGGAGAGCACATGATCTGTCAGCAGTATATCTCTAAG CCTTTCCTCATTGATGGCTTTAAATTTGACATGCGTATCTATGTGCTGGTCACATCTTGTGACCCGCTGAGGATTTTTGTCTACAAGGAGGGTCTGGCCCGGTTTGCCACCATGAGGTACATCGATCCCAGCAGCAGAAACCTg GATGATATCTGCATGCATTTGACCAATTATGCTATCAACAAACGTAATGAAAATTTCGTCCAGGATGACATGACAGGCAGTAAGAG GAAACTGTCCACCCTGAATGCCTGGATGACAGATAACAGCTACAACACAACAAAACTCTGGGAAGATATTGAAGATATTATTATAAAGACTCTTATTTCAGCTCACCCTGTTGTGAAGCACAATTACCAAAGCTGCTTTCCGAACCACACGACTGGCTGTGCCTGCTTTGAGATACTGGGTTTTGACATTTTGGTAGACAGAAAGTTGAAGCCCTGGCTGCTAGAG GTGAACCACTCTCCCAGCTTCACCACGGACTCTCCCCTAGACCGTGAGGTGAAGGATGCTCTTCTCTGTGATACCATCAACCTGATAAATGTGCATGCCTGTAACAAAAGGAAGGTGCTGGAGGAAGACAAACAGCGGGCAAAGGAACGGCTCCTCCAGGCCCATCAGACTCTCCGTGCATCCAG ACGCGAGGAGTTAGAGAGCAACCAGGCTGCCTGGCTGTCCCAGGCAGAAAAGTACGAGAACTCACACCTGGGCGGTTACCGGCGCATTTATCCAGCATGTGGAACAGAGAAGTATGAGCCGTTTTTCAAGCAGAGTGGCTCCCTCTTCCAGGAAACAGTGTCATCCAAAGCACGAGAGGAGTGTGCCAG GCAGCAACTGGAGGAAATTCgcctgaagaaagaaaagttggaAGCCATTaccaggaagaagaaaacagagaggaaagaagaccTGCATGGAGAGTCAGCCGGGGACAAATCCCAGATCCGTAATAAAACCACAGCTCCTATGACCCGCCTCACTTATAGAAGCACCAGGACGTGGGATAGAAAG CTACGGCGCATGCAGTACGACTCTATGCAACCCCAGGATATTGTGGAagatgaggagaagaaaagagtaaaTGCTCTTCTGCAGCGTGAGAACCTTATCAGAGGCCTGGGCATCATAGAtcagctctcccagctgctccccacaACTGATAGACCAGCTGACACCCAGAGATCCTGCACTGTTATCCCCAAGCACCAG cagcagtTTCTCTGGGAGGTGCCTGGGGGCCAGGAGACCCACTGCTTAACAACGCGCAACTCCCTCTCGCTCCTGGGAGGTCCAGTCCGATCTTCAGGACGGCAGTTCATACACAATGCCAGAGCCAACGCCAAGCTGCCAGCCGGCCCAGGCTCGGATCCTGCTGCCAAAGGCACCCTCTCCATTCGAGGCCAGAGCATCCCTTACCACAAGCGGGGCCTCCGGGCGCAGGACACAGGCTGGCTGCGGGGCCAGGCAGCACGGATGGCAGCGGTTACCCAGCCCTGCACCAAACCCaagaggctgcaggcaggaggccaGTGGCTCCCTGGCACTGGAAACAAGGCTGAAGGCT ggcgcggcggcgggcggcggcgcggctgCGGCGGCTGCAGCGGGAGCTGGGCGGGAAGCGCGGAGCCCCCGAGCGCACCCTGA
- the TTLL6 gene encoding tubulin polyglutamylase TTLL6 isoform X4 has translation MEAGGGGGGRPAPGSSPGLPAAASGPPGPEPRKRRRKRSVPSINLTSCKYESVRRAALCCGLKEAGENEEWTVYWTDYSVSLERVMEMKRFQKINHFPGMIEICRKDLLARNLNRMLRLFPKEYNIFPRTWCLPADYGDFQAYRRARKNRTFICKPDSGCQGRGIFITHNPEEIKHGEHMICQQYISKPFLIDGFKFDMRIYVLVTSCDPLRIFVYKEGLARFATMRYIDPSSRNLVKKDDICMHLTNYAINKRNENFVQDDMTGSKRKLSTLNAWMTDNSYNTTKLWEDIEDIIIKTLISAHPVVKHNYQSCFPNHTTGCACFEILGFDILVDRKLKPWLLEVNHSPSFTTDSPLDREVKDALLCDTINLINVHACNKRKVLEEDKQRAKERLLQAHQTLRASRREELESNQAAWLSQAEKYENSHLGGYRRIYPACGTEKYEPFFKQSGSLFQETVSSKAREECARQQLEEIRLKKEKLEAITRKKKTERKEDLHGESAGDKSQIRNKTTAPMTRLTYRSTRTWDRKLRRMQYDSMQPQDIVEDEEKKRVNALLQRENLIRGLGIIDQLSQLLPTTDRPADTQRSCTVIPKHQQQFLWEVPGGQETHCLTTRNSLSLLGGPVRSSGRQFIHNARANAKLPAGPGSDPAAKGTLSIRGQSIPYHKRGLRAQDTGWLRGQAARMAAVTQPCTKPKRLQAGGQWLPGTGNKAEGCEGGRLSFHAGSCHPGSPASTGNATADGTFTRVPQPARGMPQPMAPSAVLQSRSKPSPPPPTCSTRVPRTVLVPHTLAA, from the exons AtggaggcgggcggcggcggcggcgggaggccggCCCCGGGATCCTCCCCGGGCCTGCCCGCTGCCGCCAGCGGCCCCCCCGGTCCCGAGCCGCGGAAGAGGCGGAGGAAGCGCAG TGTTCCCTCCATCAATCTGACCAGCTGCAAGTACGAGAGCG TGCGGCGGGCAGCACTATGCTGCGGGCTGAAAGAAGCAGGAGAGAATGAGGAATGGACAGTGTACTGGACGGACTACTCAGTCTCTCTGGAGCGTGTCATGGAAATGAAGCGGTTTCAG AAAATCAACCATTTTCCAGGCATGATAGAGATCTGCCGTAAGGACTTGTTGGCTCGCAACCTTAACCGCATGCTCAGGCTCTTCCCCAAGGAGTACAATATATTTCCCCGCACTTGGTGCCTGCCAGCTGA CTATGGAGATTTCCAGGCCTACAGACGTGCgaggaaaaacagaacattCATCTGCAAGCCAGACAGTGGCTGCCAAGGGAGAGGTATCTTCATAACGCATAATCCAGAGGAGATCAAACATGGAGAGCACATGATCTGTCAGCAGTATATCTCTAAG CCTTTCCTCATTGATGGCTTTAAATTTGACATGCGTATCTATGTGCTGGTCACATCTTGTGACCCGCTGAGGATTTTTGTCTACAAGGAGGGTCTGGCCCGGTTTGCCACCATGAGGTACATCGATCCCAGCAGCAGAAACCTggtaaaaaag GATGATATCTGCATGCATTTGACCAATTATGCTATCAACAAACGTAATGAAAATTTCGTCCAGGATGACATGACAGGCAGTAAGAG GAAACTGTCCACCCTGAATGCCTGGATGACAGATAACAGCTACAACACAACAAAACTCTGGGAAGATATTGAAGATATTATTATAAAGACTCTTATTTCAGCTCACCCTGTTGTGAAGCACAATTACCAAAGCTGCTTTCCGAACCACACGACTGGCTGTGCCTGCTTTGAGATACTGGGTTTTGACATTTTGGTAGACAGAAAGTTGAAGCCCTGGCTGCTAGAG GTGAACCACTCTCCCAGCTTCACCACGGACTCTCCCCTAGACCGTGAGGTGAAGGATGCTCTTCTCTGTGATACCATCAACCTGATAAATGTGCATGCCTGTAACAAAAGGAAGGTGCTGGAGGAAGACAAACAGCGGGCAAAGGAACGGCTCCTCCAGGCCCATCAGACTCTCCGTGCATCCAG ACGCGAGGAGTTAGAGAGCAACCAGGCTGCCTGGCTGTCCCAGGCAGAAAAGTACGAGAACTCACACCTGGGCGGTTACCGGCGCATTTATCCAGCATGTGGAACAGAGAAGTATGAGCCGTTTTTCAAGCAGAGTGGCTCCCTCTTCCAGGAAACAGTGTCATCCAAAGCACGAGAGGAGTGTGCCAG GCAGCAACTGGAGGAAATTCgcctgaagaaagaaaagttggaAGCCATTaccaggaagaagaaaacagagaggaaagaagaccTGCATGGAGAGTCAGCCGGGGACAAATCCCAGATCCGTAATAAAACCACAGCTCCTATGACCCGCCTCACTTATAGAAGCACCAGGACGTGGGATAGAAAG CTACGGCGCATGCAGTACGACTCTATGCAACCCCAGGATATTGTGGAagatgaggagaagaaaagagtaaaTGCTCTTCTGCAGCGTGAGAACCTTATCAGAGGCCTGGGCATCATAGAtcagctctcccagctgctccccacaACTGATAGACCAGCTGACACCCAGAGATCCTGCACTGTTATCCCCAAGCACCAG cagcagtTTCTCTGGGAGGTGCCTGGGGGCCAGGAGACCCACTGCTTAACAACGCGCAACTCCCTCTCGCTCCTGGGAGGTCCAGTCCGATCTTCAGGACGGCAGTTCATACACAATGCCAGAGCCAACGCCAAGCTGCCAGCCGGCCCAGGCTCGGATCCTGCTGCCAAAGGCACCCTCTCCATTCGAGGCCAGAGCATCCCTTACCACAAGCGGGGCCTCCGGGCGCAGGACACAGGCTGGCTGCGGGGCCAGGCAGCACGGATGGCAGCGGTTACCCAGCCCTGCACCAAACCCaagaggctgcaggcaggaggccaGTGGCTCCCTGGCACTGGAAACAAGGCTGAAGGCT GTGAAGGTGGCAGGCTGTCCTTCCACGCAGGCAGCTGTCACCCGGGGTCCCCAGCCAGCACAGGGAATGCCACAGCCGATGGCACCTTCACCCGGGTTCCCCAGCCAGCACGGGGAATGCCACAGCCGATGGCAccttcagctgtgctgcagtccAGGAGCAAACCATCTCCTCCGCCACCCACGTGCAGCACACGCGTGCCTCGCACCGTGCTGGTGCCTCACACGCTCGCAGCGTGA